A region from the Lolium perenne isolate Kyuss_39 chromosome 4, Kyuss_2.0, whole genome shotgun sequence genome encodes:
- the LOC127295279 gene encoding thioredoxin domain-containing protein PLP3B: protein MDPDEVKSKLQGLAFGNVLAAAARDYKKEVIAKEKAHAAPAIHDEVDLDELLDDPELERLHAERIAAMKREVEKREVLKRQGHGEYREITEGDFLAEVTRGDKVICHFYHREFYRCKIMDKHLKALAPVYLGTKFVKLDAENAPFFVTKLAIKMLPCVILFKKGIAVDRLVGFEDLGGKDDFSTRALENILKRKGIIEEKKKDEDDEDDETDMSKNRRIRSSTARDSDSD, encoded by the exons ATGGATCCGGACGAGGTGAAGTCCAAACTCCAAGGCTTGGCCTTCGGCAACGTccttgccgccgccgcccgcgacTACAAGAAG GAAGTTATAGCTAAAGAGAAGGCTCACGCAGCACCTGCAATCCATGATGAAGTTGATCTTGATGAATTATTGGAT GACCCAGAGCTTGAGAGATTGCATGCGGAAAGAATTGCTGCTATGAAG AGAGAGGTTGAGAAGCGTGAAGTGCTTAAGAGGCAAGGTCATGGTGAATACAGGGAAATAACTGAAGGAGACTTCCTAGCGGAGGTCACTCGCGGTGACAAGGTCATCTGTCATTTCTACCATCGTGAATTTTACCGCTGCAA gatcatggataagCATTTGAAGGCACTTGCACCGGTCTATTTGGGGACTAAATTCGTCAAGCTTGATGCTGAG AACGCTCCCTTCTTTGTGACAAAACTTGCAATTAAAATGTTGCCATGTGTTATATTGTTCAA GAAGGGTATTGCTGTTGATCGGTTAGTTGGATTTGAAGACCTTGGAGGTAAAGATGATTTTTCTACCAGGGCATTGGAAAATATTCTGAAGAGGAAAG GTATCATTGAGGAAAAGAAGAAAGACGAGGACGATGAAGATGATGAGACTGACATGTCAAAAAATAGGAGGATTAGATCATCAACTGCTCGGGATTCTGATTCAGACTGA
- the LOC127295278 gene encoding acyl-coenzyme A oxidase 2, peroxisomal codes for MATTSRAGSAPNDEDSTPAMRRLRRLSLHLLQPSDRPVPEGPNSLVAAACAGKRRAGGLDADAAALTAYLRGRHRAMQARVYEFYVARPELQTPVELPTAAHRELCFRQMSALVREAGVRPLTLMASDPAEYFAVMEAVGGLDISLAIKVGVQYSLWGGSIINLGTKKHKEKYFDRIDNLEYPGCFAMTELHHGSNVQALQTTATFDPVTDEFIIDTPNDGAIKWWIGNAALHGKFATVFARLILPLQGKGGEPADMGIHAFIVPIRDLETHAVLPGIEINDCGHKIGLNGVDNGALRFCSVRIPRDNLLNRFGDVARDGKYTSSLPTINRRFAATLGELVGGRVGLAYSSVGVLKVAVTIAVRYALLRQQFGPPKQPEISVLDYQSHQHKLMPMLASAYAFHFARAYLVDKYSEMKKTEDEDLSADVHVLSSGLKSYITSYTAKAISICRESCGGHGYAAVNRFGGLRNDHDIFQTFEGDNTVLLQQVAGDLLKQYQQKFKGGTLSVTWNYLRDSMSTYLSQPNPVTARWEGEDHLRDPKFQLDAFRYRTSRLLHSVAARLQKHMKTLGGFGAWNRCLNHLLTLAESHIESVILARFIEAVNSCPDEKTREVLKLVCDLYALDRIWNDIGTYRNVDYVAPNKAKAIHKLADYLSYQVRLVARELVDAFDIPDQIIRAPIGMQSEAYSQYTQCIGF; via the exons ATGGCCACCACGTCCCGCGCCGGCTCCGCCCCCAACGACGAGGACTCGACGCCGGCCATGCGCCGCCTCCGgcgcctctccctccacctccTGCAGCCCTCCGATCGGCCCGTTCCCGAGGGGCCCAATTCTCTGGTCGCCGCGGcgtgcgcggggaagcggcgcgcGGGGGGTTTGGACGCGGACGCCGCGGCGCTCACGGCGTACCTGCGGGGGCGCCACCGGGCGATGCAGGCGCGGGTGTACGAGTTCTACGTCGCGCGCCCGGAGCTCCAGACGCCCGTGGAGCTGCCCACGGCCGCGCACCGCGAGCTCTGCTTCCGGCAGATGTCCGCGCTGGTGCGGGAGGCCGGGGTGCGGCCGCTCACCCTCATGGCGTCCGACCCCGCCGAGTACTTCGCCGTCATGGAGGCCGTCGGCGGACTCGACATATCCCTCGCCATCAAGGTCGGCGTCCAGTACAG TCTTTGGGGTGGTTCGATAATAAATTTAGGAACCAAGAAGCACAAAGAAAAGTACTTCGACAGAATCGACAATTTGGAATACCCAGGCTGTTTTGCTATGACAGAACTGCATCATG GATCCAACGTTCAAGCCCTACAGACTACTGCTACATTTGATCCAGTTACTGATGAGTTCATTATTGATACCCCAAATGATGGAGCCATTAAGTGGTGGATTGGCAATGCAGCTCTGCATGGAAAATTCGCTACTGTTTTTGCCAGGCTAATTTTACCACTTCAGGGCAAAGGGGGGGAACCTGCTGACATGGGAATTCATGCGTTTATTGTCCCGATACGGGACCTTGAAACCCATGCTGTTCTTCCTGGAATTGAGATCAATGATTGTGGGCACAAGATTGGCCTAAATGGTGTAGATAATGGTGCCCTGAGGTTCTGTTCAGTTAGAATACCCCGAGACAATCTTCTGAACAGATTTGGTGATGTGGCGAGAGATGGAAAATACACGAGCAGCCTCCCCACAATTAACAGAAGATTTGCAGCAACCCTTGGCGAGCTTGTTGGTGGACGAGTTGGGCTTGCATATAGttctgtgggggtactcaaagttGCAGTAACCATTGCTGTAAGATATGCTCTACTGCGTCAACAATTTGGTCCTCCTAAGCAGCCTGAAATCAGTGTTCTGGATTACCAATCTCACCAGCACAAACTAATGCCTATGTTGGCATCAGCTTAtgcatttcactttgccagagcGTATTTGGTAGATAAGTACTCGGAAATGAAGAAAACCGAAGATGAGGATCTTAGCGCCGATGTCCATGTGCTTTCATCTGGGTTGAAATCCTACATAACCTCATACACAGCAAAAGCTATTAGCATCTGCCGAGAATCGTGTGGTGGGCATGGGTATGCTGCTGTAAATCGTTTTGGTGGTCTGCGGAATGACCATGATATATTTCAAACATTTGAAGGAGACAATACAGTTCTTTTACAGCAG GTTGCTGGAGATCTCCTGAAGCAATATCAGCAAAAGTTTAAGGGAGGGACACTCTCAGTCACCTGGAACTACTTGAGAGACTCCATGAGCACCTACTTGTCTCAGCCAAATCCCGTCACTGCTCGATGGGAAGGGGAAGATCATCTAAGGGATCCTAAATTTCAGCTGGATGCATTCAGA TACCGAACATCACGATTACTGCATAGTGTTGCTGCTCGACTCCAGAAGCATATGAAGACACTTGGAGGGTTTGGTGCGTGGAACAGATGTTTAAACCATCTGCTCACACTGGCAGAGTCACACATTGAGTCTGTCATTCTTGCTAGGTTTATAGAAGCTGTGAACAG TTGCCCTGATGAAAAAACACGTGAAGTACTGAAGCTAGTGTGCGACCTTTACGCGCTCGATAGGATCTGGAATGACATTGGGACATATCGGAACGTAGACTACGTCGCGCCAAACAAAGCGAAG GCTATCCATAAACTGGCAGACTACCTCAGTTACCAAGTCAGGCTTGTGGCCCGAGAACTCGTCGATGCCTTCGATATTCCAGATCAAATCATCCGTGCCCCAATCGGCATGCAATCAGAGGCCTACTCTCAGTATACGCAGTGTATCGGCTTCTAG
- the LOC127295277 gene encoding uncharacterized protein: MEDEKARGLSSAASPLIPPPSSEIDLEAGAGDQLQCRICLETDGRDFIAPCKCKGTSKYVHRDCLDHWRAVKEGFAFSHCTTCKAPYYLRVHVHTDRKWRTMKFRFFVTRDILFIFALVQFVISALAYLVHLIDGYQQYWLRTSWGFDNEVSFYYICGALLFFALLGLSGCFITCYDRRVRSDLAQPCRELCLCCCQPGMCADCHLPGTLCMWTDCTTCFEGCATTAGECGGCLGGAGEAGLPLLLIMGVIVLGLFTVVGIFYSVLVATMVGQRIWQRHYHILAKRMLTKEYVVEDVDGERTDWSPPPLPAEHVQQLKSLGLL, from the exons ATGGAGGACGAGAAGGCGAGGGGGCTGTCCTCGGCGGCGTCGCCGCTCATCCCGCCGCCGTCCTCGGAGATCGACCTCGAGGCCGGCGCCGGGGACCAGCTCCAGTGCCGGATCTGCCTCGAGACCGACG GGAGGGACTTCATCGCGCCCTGCAAGTGCAAGGGCACCTCCAAGTACGTGCACCGCGACTGCCTCGACCACTGGAGAGCCGTCAAG GAGGGATTTGCATTTTCTCATTGCACCACCTGCAAGGCTCCTTATTATTTGAGGGTTCATGTCCACACTGACAGGAAATGGCGAAcaatgaagtttcgtttctttgtTACTAGAGATATACTATTCATCTTTGCTCTAGTCCAGTTT GTCATCTCTGCATTGGCTTATTTGGTACATTTGATTGATGGGTACCAGCAATATTGGTTGAGGACGTCCTGGGGTTTTGATAATGAAGTTAGTTTTTATTATATATGTG GAGCTTTGTTGTTCTTTGCTTTACTCGGGTTATCGGGATGCTTCATAACGTGTTATGACCGAAGAGTGCGGAGTGACTTGGCTCagccttgtcgagaactttgtctCTGTTGCTGCCAACCAGG GATGTGTGCGGATTGTCATCTTCCTGGCACCCTTTGCATGTGGACCGACTGCACCACATGCTTTGAAGGCTGTGCAACAACAGCTGGGGAGTGCGGCGGTTGCTTGGGAGGCGCAGGGGAAGCAGGGCTACCATTGCTCCTCATAATGGGAGTGATCGTGCTGGGGCTGTTCACAGTCGTCGGCATCTTCTACAGCGTACTGGTGGCAACTATGGTAGGGCAGAGGATCTGGCAAAGGCACTACCACATCCTCGCCAAACGAATGCTAACAAAG GAATATGTTGTGGAAGATGTTGACGGTGAACGCACAGATTGGTCTCCGCCACCGCTCCCTGCTGAGCATGTCCAGCAGCTCAAGTCCCTGGGACTCCTATAG